CAAAATTAATTTGCAATGTCGCTTCAACCTCTTCAGTTTTATTAAAATCTTCAAGAGACTTTATCTTATCATCGGCATATCGGTGAATTTCTTCGATTTCTATAAATTCGCGGCACTTCATATCATAACCTTCACCTGCATAAAAAAGGCACATTATGCAAAGCATTATAAAATAGCATAGATACAGTTCAGAATTGTCGCTAACTTTAAGGAGATTCCTTAGTTCTTCATTGTTATACCCAAAAACTTTATTATCTGTTTTTGCACTGATATATATCCTATCACTTCCCCTTAGTATGATTGTGCCGGTCTCTTCTTCCATCACATTTAACACATCACTGACCTCGCTCTGGTCAATCATATCCATATATTCTCTGTCATCTATTTTATTAATTTCACCTTTTTCAATTAGTTTAAAAAATATTTTTACTGCATTCCTTACATTTTCAATATCTACATTGTACAAATATATCACCTCAAACATATATTACTACTTGAAAGACCTTGCACTTTTTATTATAAAATCACTCATCACAACACCATTGCTTAGCTTAATATCCTTATCCCCTCTATATACCGTAATTGATTTGTAGTTTTGATATGATGGGTTTTCCTCCAAAACCGAAATGATGACAAATTCCACATCAACTTCCTCAGATACCTCGCCAACAGACTCATTTTTATTTCTCATTATATCATCAAAATCAATTTCACCTGCTTGGTGCAGCATTATTAAAAATGTAAAAAAATCAAAGCTATTTATATAATCATGCCTTTTTTCATCATCAAGTCTGTCCAATACAATATGAAGTGATGTCTCTCCCTTTGAATTGAGGTTACTTAATATGCATCTTAGGTATTCCTTGTAATTTGCAATTCTCTTTTTCATTTTCTTCTTCTTGTCTTCTATTGCATTTTCATCTACTTCATCTATTATATCATTTTTAATAGGCACTGTACTTTTTTTCTGCACTTGTTCTTCAGTGCATTTCATTATGTTAAAGTATTTATTTCTCTTTAAACTCAATATAGGTGCGACTATCCTTCTGCAATCATCAATGTCAGAGTTATTTTTTATAATGCCATCAAGGATTTCAGATTCAAAATTTACCCTTACTCTGAAGCCCTGAGCTATTTGATTCTTTATTGCATCTTTGTATATTGCCTGTAAATCGAGTTTATCAATAAATAACTTGTTGTGTTCATTTATAATATCATTTAACCTATCTGATATCATATTAAGAGACCTTAATGCTTTCCAATCTTCATCGCTAATTTTGTCAGGATCTGATAATTCTATCGTTTCTCTTTCGTTTTTAACAATCTCCATTATATTCTTGAATTCTTCCTTTTCTCTATCAAACTGCTCAAATATCTTTGAGTGTATCTTCTCATATTCAGTGAAATCTACATTTAAGACATTTGTCC
This portion of the Thermoanaerobacterium sp. RBIITD genome encodes:
- a CDS encoding DUF6063 family protein; its protein translation is MYNVDIENVRNAVKIFFKLIEKGEINKIDDREYMDMIDQSEVSDVLNVMEEETGTIILRGSDRIYISAKTDNKVFGYNNEELRNLLKVSDNSELYLCYFIMLCIMCLFYAGEGYDMKCREFIEIEEIHRYADDKIKSLEDFNKTEEVEATLQINFGTVVQKWNSMIVYDERKVNVQSTKNSRMAFIKKVCAFLRDQGLAIIEEDKVLRTTEKMDRMVTSYYTADDRKQEIMDFINGIKKDDLNADNK